TGGGCCTCAGTGAATTTCCAGTTAACCAGAATTGTATGCTATACTGAATGGTCATTGCATGGAGCTGTGCTCAACCAAGAGATGAAGATTTTTATTTCTCTGTAAACCCaagatatttttcaattcatctcCTTTGTGCTCATAAATTTTCCCCTTATTTCAAATATGCTCAGATATGCCCAAACATTTGTGAAGTGTGACAGGAAAAGAAATACTCCTCGCCTGTGCAGAAATATTCCTCCCTGCTCTCTGTTCTGGTTTAActagttttctttttggaaatcTGACTTTATATCAGTTACTCTTCTTCTGTTTATTGTGTTACTTGGGTGATGTCTTAACCTAGATTGTATGTTTTCAGCTCAGGTATGGACCAAGGATCTATCAAAAAATTTCTGGACCTGGCATAGCTTCGAAATTTAGTACTAATCGGTATTTTTACTGCAAGGAAGACTTTGACTTTCTTTGGGTTCGAACAACAGACATTTCTGCCATAAAATCAATTGGACAGTCAACTTCATTTTGTTGGGAAATCGGAGAAGGATTAGAGGCTTCAGATACTTTTAGAAATTTCCCATATTATCAAGAAGATATGAACAGACTTGATTTGGAGGATGGGGAAGAATTTTGTTCTGCTTCTGAAACAGTTCCACTCATAAGATGTGGATCAGATAAGTTAGCATATGAGGTCCTTTTCCAGCTGAATTCTCTTGTTCATACTCAAAAAATTAGTCTTGCTGCAGTGGACAGTGATCTGATTAAGATCCTTCGCAATCTGACTGTAAATACTGCTATTATAATTCTTCAGAAATTGCACAAGTTAAAGATGACCTGTTACGATCCCTTGTCTTTTGTAAAACAAAGCCTTAGAGAATCTCTCTCGTCACCACCCAAAAGCTTAACAGAGAATAATATAATGAGTTGTCATAGGGCCTTAATTACACCATCAaagattttttgtttgggtCCTGAGTATGAAACCTCCAACTATGTTGTGAAACACTTTGCTCAATATGCTTCAGACTTTATAAGAGTTacttttgttgaagaagattgGAGTAAACTTCCTGCGAATGCAATTTCAACGAGTATCCAGCGAGGTATTTTTGCAAAACCTTTCAGAACTGGAATATATCATAGAATATTGTCCATTCTTCGAGATGGGATTGTGATTGGAGCTAAAAGGTTTGAGTTTCTGGCTTTTTCTGCTAGTCAATTGCGATCCAATTCTGTTTGGATGTTTGCTTCTAACAATGATGTGAAAGCAGAAGATATTAGAAAATGGATGGGTTGCTTTGACAAGATACGCAGTGTGTCCAAATGTGCTGCCAGAATGGGTCAGTTGTTCAGTTCTTCTTTGCAAACATTTGTTGTTCCTGTGCAAGATGTAGAGATTATTCCTGACATTGAAGTCACTACTGATGGCATTGACTACTGCTTTTCTGATGGAATTGGCaaaatttctctttctttcgCGAAGCAAGTTGCTCACAAGTGTGGATTGAGTCATACTCCATCTGCATTTCAAATTCGGTATGGTGGCTATAAGGGGGTGGTTGCTGTTGACCGTAATTCCTTCCGGAAGCTATCTTTGCGTAGTAGTATGCTAAAATTTGACTCAGAAAACAGGATGCTCAATGTCACTAAATGGAGTGAGTCCATGCCTTGCTATTTGAATCGGGAGATCATTTCTCTCTTGTCTACATTGGGAGTGGCAGATGAAATATTTCAGGCTTTGCAACAGAAACAGTTGTATCGGCTCAGAAAAATGCTAACTAATAAAGAATCAGCTTTAGATGTCTTAGAGAATTTGGCGTGGGCTGATTCCAAGAATATTCTTGTACAAATGTTGCTTCAAGGCTATGAGCCCAATGTGGAACCTTACCTCTCAATGATGCTTCAAGCCTATCATGAAAATTCATTGATGGAATTAAGAAGCCGATGTCGAATATTTGTCCCAAAGGGTCGCATCCTGATTGGCTGCCTGGATGAAAGTGGTATTTTAGACTATGGACAAGTTTATGTTCGCATAACCATGACAAAAGCAGAGCTGCAATGTTGCGACCAGAGCTTCTTTCGGAAGGTAGATGAGTCAACATCCATTATAATAGGGGAAGTGGCTGTCACCAAAAATCCTTGTCTTCACCCAGGAGACATTAGAGTCCTTGAAGCAGTCTATGATGTGGAACTGGAGGAGAAGGGCTTGGTGGATTGCATTATCTTCCCCCAGAATGGAGGAAGGTATGTTTAGATCTATTGAGGTGCCATCTATTAACATTTTAGTCCAGTGCTTGCGATATGTTTAATGGTCATTTATCAGATACCACTGCTCATCAGGCATTGCAAAaatgtttaatattttcttgaatttatctTTTGGCCACAATGTTGTGTTAGCAGTTGTCCAACTTTAGGTCTTGAGATGATGAGGAACACCTCTGGTTCAGGTCCATGGTCTGTGGCCTCCATGAATAGGCACATCCTTGATTTTGAGGTTAGAAGGGTTaatgtttcatttttcttagaggaaaaaatacaaaaaacatataaaggtAGGAGATGCTGGATGCCAAggaacagttttttttaaaaataaaaaaataaaaaaatttggtatCCTCTTCCTTCTTGGTCTGCCTATTGTAATCATCAGTAGTTAACCTGACTTGTATGGGGAAACTTTTCCAAAATTAAAGTCTATGTAATCATGTTTTTCATGAACCTTTTCCCCTTGACTCTGGTTTTTATGTCAAGAAAGATGCTCCAATATCTGcacatatatttgttttctgaCAGAAGCAGCTTCGTTTCTACTCAACAGCATCCTCATGAACTCCTTCTAGTAAAAGGGAAAAGCATTTCTACTTAAACAACGTTTTATCATGCATCATCATTGAGCATTTTTCATTTGCAATGCAATAATATGCAACTTCTGTTGTCTGGACGTGTTTAAAGTAATTTGTAAATAGGGAGGAAGGGGCAGTGGATTCTTTTAGTAAATGGATAGTTTACTAAAAGAAATTGTACACAGGCCTCATCCAAATGAATGCTCTGGTGGTGATCTTGATGGGGATCAATTTTTCATAAGCTGGGATGAAGGTCTTCTCCCTTGTCATACTGAAGCCCCAATGGACTACGTTGGAGGGAGACAACGAATAATGGATCACAATGTGACTTTAGAGGTACTTCAACTTGCATTATGAAATTGGTAATAAACCGACATTTTCTATACTcttaattctttcaatgattCTTAAACCGACAAAATGTTTTTCCTGCATTGCTGACTTTTCAGGAAATTCAGAGATTTTTCGTGGATTATATGATCAATGACACTTTGGGTGCCATCTCTACTGCCCATTTAGTGCATGCTGACTGTGAACCAGATAAAGCCCGAAGTGAAAAATGTCTGCAGTTGGCAACCCTCCACTCCATGGCAGTTGACTTTGCAAAGACCGGAGCGCCAGCTGAGATGCCCCTGTATTTGAAGCCGAGGGAATTTCCAGATTTCATGGAGAGAGCAGAAAAGCAAATGTACATATCTGATGGCGTATTGGGAAAACTCTATCGAGACATCCATGATTCAACAAGACAAGAAATGTCAAACTTTATTTGGTCAAAAAAGATTGCTGAAGCAACTTATGATCAAGATCTTGAAGTGAAAGGTTTTGAGGATTTCCTTGGAATTGCATCAATCTATAAGGAGAAGTATATGGAGAAAATGAGCACATTGATGGATTATTATGGGGCTAAAACTGAGGATGAGATACTGACAGGTAATTTGCGACACCGGCCAACGTATTTGCAACGTGACAACAGAAAATACGGAGATGTGAAGGATAGAATTCTAGTGTCGCTGAAGAACCTGAAGAAGGAAGCTAAAGAATGGTTTGAGAGCAGCTGCGACTCTACTGAGCACCAGTGCATGGCCTCAGCATGGTATCACGTTACTTACCATCCTACTTATTTCCATGAAAGGATGAATTTCTTGAGCTTTCCATGGATTGTAGGTGACATTTTGTTGAACATAAAGTCTTTGAATAGCAGAAATGCCTGAACGTGAACAGGTTCTTGATTGTAATGTTTCGTTTAGATGCCTTTCCGTACAGGTCCATGATTGTCTAACTGGGGCCATTTTGGTAAGTTGTGGGCTTCGGCTTTTGGCTGTGGCTGTAGTGGTTAGGATTAGCAGTAACTGTAGCTATATGGATATGCAAATGTGAATATATTTGTATATACTTAATggttatattttctaattctaTTGTCAAAAAATACTCGTCAGGAACTCCATTTTGGCTTTCTGTCCAGAGCAAAGTCTTGGACTAGAAAAGAAGTcggttaaaaattaatcaatggtGATTGAAAGAGTTGAAAGGAATaaaattttggagaaaattatttatttattcaaaatcctaatttcttatttatgcATGAACATATGTTCatgttttgatcaaaatattttttattactaatatcTTTCGGATTGcaaacaccaaaatttcaacttcttataataataataataataaaaatatagagaaaacaTTAGGAATAATAATCTCATTCCCAATCTTAAAATAGCCTTTAaccagtattaaaaaaaaaaaaccttaacaaccgtgattaaaaggaaaaatattagctTTTTGTAGTTGTAACGTGACTAGCCAAAAtccttctctctcctctccttttctagtgatttttttctcctctcacTATTTAAGGgcc
The sequence above is drawn from the Populus alba chromosome 15, ASM523922v2, whole genome shotgun sequence genome and encodes:
- the LOC118051998 gene encoding RNA-dependent RNA polymerase 2 produces the protein MEVVAERPSVRVTNIPQTITAKEILQYLVAQLGKDSVFAIEISTVRKNWNSRGFGRVQFSSLEVKHEALSLSLKNKLVLKSQNLKLSETYDDIIPRPVKDQNRMENGVLYAGFMKKETTLCVLEYWEGVRGWFMPERRRIEFWIRVGQEFRYKLVVVFEDILEAVGYPLDGDKVNAVVLKLRYGPRIYQKISGPGIASKFSTNRYFYCKEDFDFLWVRTTDISAIKSIGQSTSFCWEIGEGLEASDTFRNFPYYQEDMNRLDLEDGEEFCSASETVPLIRCGSDKLAYEVLFQLNSLVHTQKISLAAVDSDLIKILRNLTVNTAIIILQKLHKLKMTCYDPLSFVKQSLRESLSSPPKSLTENNIMSCHRALITPSKIFCLGPEYETSNYVVKHFAQYASDFIRVTFVEEDWSKLPANAISTSIQRGIFAKPFRTGIYHRILSILRDGIVIGAKRFEFLAFSASQLRSNSVWMFASNNDVKAEDIRKWMGCFDKIRSVSKCAARMGQLFSSSLQTFVVPVQDVEIIPDIEVTTDGIDYCFSDGIGKISLSFAKQVAHKCGLSHTPSAFQIRYGGYKGVVAVDRNSFRKLSLRSSMLKFDSENRMLNVTKWSESMPCYLNREIISLLSTLGVADEIFQALQQKQLYRLRKMLTNKESALDVLENLAWADSKNILVQMLLQGYEPNVEPYLSMMLQAYHENSLMELRSRCRIFVPKGRILIGCLDESGILDYGQVYVRITMTKAELQCCDQSFFRKVDESTSIIIGEVAVTKNPCLHPGDIRVLEAVYDVELEEKGLVDCIIFPQNGGRPHPNECSGGDLDGDQFFISWDEGLLPCHTEAPMDYVGGRQRIMDHNVTLEEIQRFFVDYMINDTLGAISTAHLVHADCEPDKARSEKCLQLATLHSMAVDFAKTGAPAEMPLYLKPREFPDFMERAEKQMYISDGVLGKLYRDIHDSTRQEMSNFIWSKKIAEATYDQDLEVKGFEDFLGIASIYKEKYMEKMSTLMDYYGAKTEDEILTGNLRHRPTYLQRDNRKYGDVKDRILVSLKNLKKEAKEWFESSCDSTEHQCMASAWYHVTYHPTYFHERMNFLSFPWIVGDILLNIKSLNSRNA